Part of the Cloacibacterium caeni genome is shown below.
CGCTCTTGTTTATGAACTAAGAAAAGTAGGGTTAAATGTAAAGTCTCAATTAGGATTGCCATTCATTTATGAAGAATTAAAAATGGAAGTTGGCTTTAGAATTGATATTTTTGTAGAAAATAAAGTAATTGTAGAAGTAAAATCAGTAGAACATCTCGCAGAATTACATTACAAACAATTATTAACCTATCTTAAACTATCAGAAGTGAAATTAGGATTATTAGTAAATTTTAATACTTCTGAAATTAATGAAAATATAATAAGAATTGTAAATCATTTATAATGAAAAAATTAAAAGTAATGAC
Proteins encoded:
- a CDS encoding GxxExxY protein yields the protein MTENEISYLIRGAIYKVYNNIGPGLLESVYETALVYELRKVGLNVKSQLGLPFIYEELKMEVGFRIDIFVENKVIVEVKSVEHLAELHYKQLLTYLKLSEVKLGLLVNFNTSEINENIIRIVNHL